In Quercus robur chromosome 11, dhQueRobu3.1, whole genome shotgun sequence, the following proteins share a genomic window:
- the LOC126706897 gene encoding protein SRG1-like yields the protein MEEEDKGYFHEASFIDKEGQLRTLKVPVVQELARQLQGLNHLPDKFKRVHPDHQPLTPSFALPIPTINMAKLRSVAEPQPKVRAQELAKLASVAKEWGMFLIMDHGVPSNVLHGVKDVVKGFFGLPFEEKKASVGSYASVENMGYGRNFVKSEDQPLDWIDRLTMKAAPEGTSKGLHVWPQKPTNFRYFPQKTQAIEQYVREARKVLDDLLEVLAESLSLERHVFIQQFDTNESEINVRVNYYPPCPRPDQTLGLTPHTDASALTILMEFDTSGGLQVLKDQKWLPVKWPRDTLLVNVGDMLEIMSNGRLQSPWHRVVTQMDVERFSVALFYNPASLAEIVPVRNTTMENESYKNVVVGDYLQHFYKINPTTEKVAIKFAKA from the exons ATGGAGGAGGAAGATAAAGGTTACTTCCATGAAGCTAGCTTCATAGACAAAGAAGGCCAATTAAGAACCTTAAAGGTTCCAGTGGTGCAGGAACTAGCACGCCAACTCCAAGGGCTCAACCACTTGCCAGATAAGTTCAAAAGGGTCCATCCTGATCACCAACCACTCACACCTTCTTTTGCCCTTCCAATTCCAACCATAAATATGGCCAAGTTAAGGTCGGTAGCTGAGCCTCAGCCCAAGGTTCGAGCCCAAGAGTTAGCCAAGCTAGCCAGTGTTGCCAAAGAGTGGGGCATGTTTCTAATTATGGACCATGGTGTACCCTCTAATGTTTTGCATGGTGTTAAGGATGTGGTGAAAGGGTTCTTTGGTTTGCCCTTTGAAGAGAAAAAAGCAAGTGTTGGATCTTATGCCAGTGTTGAAAACATGGGTTATGGCCGGAATTTTGTCAAGTCGGAAGATCAGCCGTTGGATTGGATTGATCGGCTGACCATGAAAGCAGCACCTGAAGGAACATCTAAAGGACTCCATGTTTGGCCtcaaaaaccaacaaatttCAGATATTTTCCACAGAAAAC GCAAGCCATAGAACAATACGTCAGGGAAGCAAGAAAGGTGTTGGATGACTTGCTTGAAGTCCTTGCCGAATCATTATCACTAGAAAGACATGTTTTTATCCAACAGTTTGACACTAATGAGAGTGAAATCAATGTGAGAGTGAACTACTACCCACCATGTCCTAGGCCTGACCAAACCCTGGGCCTCACACCACACACAGATGCAAGTGCTCTCACTATCTTAATGGAATTTGACACCTCTGGTGGACTCCAAGTACTCAAGGACCAAAAATGGCTCCCCGTGAAGTGGCCACGGGACACATTGCTAGTGAATGTGGGAGACATGCTAGAGATTATGAGCAATGGGAGGTTACAGAGTCCATGGCATAGGGTTGTGACCCAAATGGATGTTGAGCGATTCTCAGTTGCTTTGTTCTACAATCCAGCCTCCCTAGCTGAGATTGTACCTGTAAGGAATACAACCATGGAGAATGAGAGTTACAAGAACGTAGTTGTGGGGGATTATCTGCAGCACTTTTATAAGATCAATCCCACAACTGAGAAAGTAGCAATCAAGTTCGCCAAAGCTTGA